From Podospora bellae-mahoneyi strain CBS 112042 chromosome 3, whole genome shotgun sequence, the proteins below share one genomic window:
- the vps29 gene encoding Vacuolar protein sorting-associated protein 29 (COG:U; EggNog:ENOG503NXQX; BUSCO:EOG092640ZF), translating to MAFLILVIGDLHIPDRALDIPAKFKKLLAPGKISQTLCLGNLTDKSTYEYLRSISPDLKIVKGRMDVEATSLPLTQVVTHGGVRIGFLEGFTLVSSEPDLLLAEANKLDVDVLCWGGTHKFECFEYMDKFFINPGTATGAFSTDWADGEGEGEEEMVPSFCLMDVQGISLTLYVYQLRKDANGVENVAVEKVTYTKPVEPTGP from the exons aTGGCCTTCCTAATCCTAGTAATCGGCGACCTTCACATACCCGACCGCGCCCTCGACATTCCAGCAAAG tTCAAAAAACTCCTCGCCCCCGGAAAAATCTCCCAAACCCTCTGCCTAGGTAACCTAACCGACAAGTCAACCTACGAATACCTccgctccatctcccccgacCTCAAAATCGTCAAAGGCCGCATGGATGTCGaagccacctccctccctttgACTCAAGTCGTCACCCACGGCGGCGTCCGCATCGGCTTCCTCGAAGGCTTCACCCTCGTCAGCTCCGAGCCCGACCTCCTACTCGCAGAGGCCAACAAACTTGACGTCGACGTCCTGTGCTGGGGCGGCACTCATAAATTCGAGTGCTTTGAGTACATGGACAAGTTCTTTATCAACCCTGGGACGGCGACGGGGGCGTTCTCGACGGAttgggcggatggggagggggagggggaggaggagatggtgccGAGCTTTTGTTTGATGGAT GTACAAGGAATCTCGTTGACGCTATATGTCTACCAGCTGAGGAAAGACGCGAATGGGGTTGAGAATGTGGCGGTGGAAAAGGTGACGTATACCAAGCCGGTTGAGCCAACTGGTCCATGA
- a CDS encoding hypothetical protein (EggNog:ENOG503NW05; COG:E), whose translation MVLIPEVSKLSRSAFRRLGMTPPKTPDAPPARLSLISRHLAPVYPINTPYAVERLPSTVDTSLLPRIQVREITTTTPKMSQPAHPTLLIPGPIEFDDAVLQSMSHFSESHVSAGFVATFGETLSMLRKLFQTTDPASQPFVLSGSGTLGWDLVAANLIEAGEDVLVLGTGYFSDGFADCLRVYGANVTELKAPVGTKPTLPEIEKALSEKKYKAITVTHVDTSTGVLSELKNLSALVHKVSPDTLIIVDGVCSVACEEIDFDAWGLDGVVTASQKAIGCPAGLSISMFSGRAMKAFENRKSPPSAYFASMKNWTPIMQNYEAKKPSYFATPSPQLVHALHTALSQILAKPVAERFAGHKAASDKIKAAIGALGLKQVAANPDEQAHGMTAIYLPEGVKGAELLPILAKKGVVFAGGIHKEIVTKYIRFGHMGVSVLDPTRGDIERAVKALEEGLAELGYTKS comes from the exons ATGGTGCTTATACCCGAGGTCTCCAAACTGTCGCGCTCGGCGTTCAGACGGTTAGGAATGACCCCGCCAAAAACACCGGACGCTCCCCCCGCCCGTTTATCGTTGATCTCACGACATCTTGCCCCCGTATATCCGATCAACACCCCCTACGCTGTCGAACGTCTTCCCAGCACCGTCGACACCTCACTTCTGCCCAGGATTCAAGTGCGCGAGATcacgacaaccacccccaagaTGTCTCAACCCGCCCACCCAACGCTCCTGATTCCAGGACCCATTGAGTTCGACGATGCTGTCCTCCAGTCCATGAGTCACttcag CGAAAGCCATGTGAGCGCCGGTTTTGTTGCTACCTTCGGCGAGACCCTGTCTATGTTGCGCAAGCTGTTCCAGACCACCGACCCTGCGTCTCAACCATTCGTTCTCTCTGGATCCGGTACTCTCGGCTGGGATTTGGTTGCTGCCAACTTGATTGAGGCTGGCGAGGACGTGTTGGTGCTTGGAACCGGCTATTTTAGTGATGGCTTCGCCGACTGCCTCAGAGTGTATGGTGCCAATGTCACCGAGCTCAAGGCCCCCGTTGGCACCAAGCCCACCCTTCCCGAGATTGAGAAGGCTCTGTCGGAGAAGAAGTACAAGGCGATCACCGTCACCCACGTTGACACATCGACTGGTGTCTTGAGCGAACTCAAGAATCTCTCTGCTCTTGTCCACAAGGTCTCGCCAGATACCCTCATTATTGTCGACGGTGTCTGCAGTGTTGCGTGTGAGGAGATTGATTTCGATGCCTGGggccttgatggtgttgtcacTGCCAGTCAGAAGGCCATTGGCTGCCCTGCCGGTCTGTCGATTTCCATGTTCAGCGGTCGTGCCATGAAGGCTTTTGAGAACAGGAAGAGCCCTCCCTCGGCCTACTTCGCTTCTATGAAGAACTGGACCCCTA TCATGCAAAACTacgaggccaagaagccctcTTACTTTGCTACCCCCTCGCCACAGCTTGTCCACGCTCTTCACACTGCTCTGAGCCAGATCCTTGCGAAGCCCGTGGCTGAAAGATTTGCCGGCCACAAGGCCGCCTCAgacaagatcaaggctgcCATCGGTGCCCTTGGTCTTAAGCAGGTTGCGGCCAACCCTGATGAGCAGGCTCACGGCATGACTGCCATCTATCTCCCTGAGGGCGTCAAGGGCGCCGAGCTCCTGCCTATCCTCGCGAAGAAGGGTGTTGTGTTCGCCGGTGGTATCCACAAGGAAATCGTCACCAAGTATATCCGTTTCGGTCACATGGGTGTCAGTGTG CTCGACCCCACCAGAGGCGATATTGAGCGTGCTGTCAaggctttggaggagggTCTTGCTGAGCTTGGATATACCAAGTCTTGA
- the CRM1 gene encoding Karyopherin transporter (EggNog:ENOG503NX17; COG:U; COG:Y), whose amino-acid sequence MPVSIEELDATVRAFYEGRGEQFKEDPDAWLMVDDILSKASYEQTKCWFPILIRAQRDWV is encoded by the exons ATGCCGGTCTCTATCGAAGAGTTGGACGCCACTGTCCGTGCCTTCTATGAGGGCCGCGGCGAACAG TTCAAGGAAGACCCTGATGCCTGGTTGATGGTCGACGATATACTCTCGAAGGCGAGCTACGAACAGACGAAATGTTGGTTTCCGATTCTTATCCGGGCGCAGAGGGACTGGGTCTGA